A region from the Flavobacteriales bacterium genome encodes:
- the atpH gene encoding ATP synthase F1 subunit delta, which translates to MNVAPVAYRYARSLMQLSVDQGNLAAAEQDMRLLADTCKANPDLVLLLKSPVVKADTKAAVLAKVFAGNVGEVTHRFMGIMVRKGRESMLPQVAQAFLELYREHQNIVLAEVRSAAPINDHVRKQVVELAEKNHPGKSIVLSEKVDPALIGGIIVRVGDEQYDGSVSRRLGDLRRKFSENPYRPEL; encoded by the coding sequence ATGAACGTTGCACCCGTTGCCTACCGCTACGCCCGCTCGCTGATGCAGCTGAGCGTGGACCAAGGCAACCTGGCCGCCGCTGAGCAGGACATGCGCTTGCTGGCCGATACGTGCAAGGCCAATCCCGACCTGGTGCTGCTGCTGAAGAGCCCCGTGGTGAAGGCCGACACAAAAGCCGCCGTGCTGGCCAAGGTGTTCGCAGGCAATGTGGGCGAAGTGACGCACCGCTTCATGGGCATCATGGTGCGCAAAGGCCGCGAGTCCATGTTGCCGCAAGTGGCGCAGGCCTTCCTGGAGCTGTACCGCGAGCACCAGAACATCGTGCTAGCCGAGGTGCGCAGTGCCGCGCCCATCAACGACCACGTGCGCAAGCAAGTGGTGGAGCTGGCCGAGAAGAACCATCCCGGTAAATCCATCGTCCTCTCGGAGAAGGTGGATCCCGCGCTCATCGGCGGCATCATCGTGCGCGTCGGCGACGAGCAGTACGACGGCAGCGTGAGCCGCCGTCTCGGCGACCTTCGCCGCAAATTCTCCGAGAACCCTTATCGACCGGAACTCTAA
- the atpF gene encoding F0F1 ATP synthase subunit B: MSLVEPAFGLIFWMTLSFLAVLFILAKFAWKPILKGLKDREASIADALNEAKKAREENAAMMARNEDLMRQAREEREVLLKEARDIRDREIAEAKTRAKAEGDALLARAREDIRNEKMAAITDMKNQVAELSIQVAERILRDKLGDAAAQKSLVEKVMNEADLRKS, translated from the coding sequence CTGAGCCTTGTAGAGCCGGCTTTCGGCCTCATCTTCTGGATGACACTGTCGTTCCTGGCAGTGCTGTTCATCCTGGCCAAGTTCGCCTGGAAGCCCATCCTCAAGGGGCTGAAGGACCGTGAGGCCTCCATTGCCGACGCGCTCAACGAAGCGAAGAAGGCCCGCGAGGAGAACGCCGCCATGATGGCGCGCAACGAGGATCTCATGCGCCAGGCGCGCGAGGAACGCGAAGTGCTGCTGAAGGAAGCGCGCGACATCCGCGATCGCGAGATCGCCGAGGCGAAGACCCGCGCCAAGGCCGAAGGCGATGCCCTGCTCGCCCGTGCCCGCGAGGACATCCGCAACGAAAAGATGGCCGCCATCACGGACATGAAGAACCAGGTGGCCGAGCTCAGCATCCAAGTGGCCGAGCGCATCCTGCGCGACAAGCTCGGTGATGCCGCCGCACAGAAGTCGCTCGTGGAGAAAGTGATGAACGAAGCCGACCTGCGCAAATCATGA
- the atpE gene encoding ATP synthase F0 subunit C, with product MLLSVLLDLGVGYGIAALGAGLAALGAGVGIGRIGGDAVQAMARQPEAMNDLRANMILTAALVEGAAFFAMVVGLLVVLKEMPVTH from the coding sequence ATGTTGCTCTCTGTTCTCCTCGACCTCGGCGTTGGCTACGGTATCGCCGCTCTTGGCGCTGGTCTCGCTGCCCTCGGTGCCGGTGTTGGCATCGGCCGTATCGGTGGCGACGCCGTGCAAGCCATGGCCCGCCAGCCGGAAGCCATGAACGATCTGCGCGCCAACATGATCCTCACCGCCGCTCTCGTTGAAGGTGCTGCCTTCTTCGCCATGGTGGTGGGCCTGCTCGTGGTGCTGAAGGAAATGCCGGTGACGCACTAA
- the atpB gene encoding F0F1 ATP synthase subunit A, translating into MVGAFVPALLCAQDHGHDHSAPGHTHDSAQVAAIAMDNGAVAEHAAEAAPAADHKEKFNAGKLIMDHIGDEHGWHLWGHTSLPLPVILYNSERGFSVFSSSRFDHGHKTYGGYALHEGHVVAVNDPDGTDAHHATVNEELTKATWDISITKNVMSLFISLAVLLIIFMSVAKAYTRRAGQAPTGLQNLVEPIILFVRDDVAKSAIGEKKYERFMPYLLTAFFFIFLNNLMGLVPFFPGGANLTGNIAVTLVLALITFIIVSVNGNKHYWGHIVAMPGVPGWVLGILTPVEILGMFLKPFVLMIRLFANITAGHIIALSFFSLIFVFGENSAGAGYGVSIMSLAFTVFMTMLELLVAFIQAYVFTFLSAMYIGSAVEEPHHH; encoded by the coding sequence ATGGTTGGAGCCTTCGTCCCGGCCCTTTTGTGCGCCCAGGACCATGGGCACGACCACAGCGCCCCCGGCCACACCCACGACAGCGCCCAAGTAGCGGCGATCGCCATGGACAACGGCGCCGTGGCTGAGCACGCGGCGGAAGCAGCCCCAGCCGCGGACCACAAGGAGAAATTCAACGCCGGCAAGCTCATCATGGACCACATCGGCGATGAGCACGGCTGGCACCTGTGGGGCCATACCAGTTTGCCCCTGCCTGTGATCCTGTACAACAGCGAGCGTGGCTTCAGTGTGTTCAGCAGCAGCCGGTTCGACCATGGCCACAAGACCTACGGCGGCTATGCCCTGCACGAGGGCCATGTGGTGGCCGTGAACGACCCGGACGGCACCGATGCCCACCACGCCACGGTGAACGAAGAACTGACCAAGGCCACGTGGGACATCAGCATCACCAAGAACGTGATGAGCCTGTTCATCAGCCTGGCGGTGCTGCTCATCATCTTCATGAGCGTGGCAAAGGCCTACACGCGGCGCGCGGGCCAGGCGCCCACCGGTCTGCAGAACCTGGTGGAGCCCATCATCCTCTTCGTGCGCGACGATGTGGCCAAGAGCGCCATCGGCGAGAAGAAGTACGAGCGCTTCATGCCCTACTTGCTCACGGCCTTCTTCTTCATCTTCCTCAACAACCTCATGGGCCTGGTGCCCTTCTTCCCGGGCGGCGCCAACCTCACGGGCAACATCGCGGTTACGCTGGTGCTGGCGCTCATCACCTTCATCATCGTTTCAGTGAACGGCAACAAGCACTACTGGGGGCACATCGTGGCCATGCCGGGCGTGCCGGGCTGGGTGCTGGGCATCCTCACGCCGGTGGAGATCCTGGGCATGTTCCTGAAGCCCTTCGTGCTCATGATCCGATTGTTCGCCAACATCACGGCGGGCCACATCATCGCGCTGAGCTTCTTCAGCTTGATCTTCGTGTTCGGCGAGAACAGCGCCGGCGCGGGTTACGGCGTGTCCATCATGTCGCTCGCCTTCACCGTCTTCATGACCATGCTCGAACTGCTGGTCGCCTTCATCCAAGCTTACGTCTTCACCTTCCTCAGCGCCATGTACATCGGCTCTGCGGTGGAGGAGCCGCACCACCATTGA
- a CDS encoding T9SS type A sorting domain-containing protein, which produces MRGRLLPLLHLVAAWCIAVATHAQAYRPMLVDGASWNLYQHIFVSHDYKHSVIGDSTVNGTTYKVLSYGDWPYGFNTWNQLWREDTATAQVFQLVNGTEYLLYDWSVQVGDTISVWGLSLAGGQDYELLVLDSVTQDVPNGVLTSVAGPRFLYFHVPGSPTVMVWSEGIGSLAGLEWPSTWWDINYDVSLTLCHADSSGVRNHEIPVYQADVDSCIGIEWTSVAERAGQTSFSCHPNPVQCSATFTVTIHEPHSASLPLEILDTRGLVVRQFLVQYGTNIIQLSGLNAGLYLVRLANASPWLQSAKLIVE; this is translated from the coding sequence ATGCGCGGTCGCCTACTTCCCCTGCTTCACTTGGTTGCTGCATGGTGCATCGCCGTTGCAACCCATGCACAGGCCTATCGGCCGATGTTGGTTGACGGCGCAAGTTGGAACCTGTATCAGCACATCTTCGTCAGTCACGACTACAAACACTCGGTGATCGGCGATTCAACGGTGAACGGAACGACGTACAAAGTGTTGTCATACGGCGATTGGCCTTACGGCTTCAACACTTGGAACCAGTTGTGGAGAGAAGACACCGCCACGGCGCAAGTCTTTCAGCTCGTCAACGGAACCGAGTACCTGCTGTACGATTGGAGTGTGCAGGTCGGCGATACCATTTCCGTCTGGGGCTTGTCCCTTGCCGGTGGGCAGGACTATGAATTGTTGGTCTTGGACAGTGTTACCCAGGATGTACCGAACGGCGTTCTAACCAGTGTTGCCGGACCTCGCTTTCTGTACTTCCATGTCCCTGGTTCCCCCACAGTGATGGTCTGGTCCGAGGGTATTGGGTCTCTTGCGGGGCTGGAATGGCCCAGTACATGGTGGGACATCAACTACGACGTTTCCCTGACCCTCTGCCACGCCGACAGCAGCGGCGTCCGCAACCACGAGATACCCGTCTATCAAGCCGACGTGGATAGCTGCATCGGTATCGAGTGGACCTCGGTCGCGGAACGCGCAGGGCAAACGAGCTTTTCCTGCCACCCCAACCCTGTGCAATGCTCGGCTACCTTCACCGTCACCATCCACGAGCCACACAGTGCATCACTACCTCTGGAAATCCTGGATACCCGTGGCCTGGTCGTGCGGCAGTTTTTGGTCCAGTACGGTACGAACATCATCCAACTCTCTGGGTTGAATGCAGGGCTCTACCTTGTGCGCTTGGCCAATGCGTCCCCATGGCTCCAGAGTGCCAAGCTCATTGTGGAGTAA